The genomic window TAAATCTTCTAGAAAATGCCTTATCTAAATTCTCAAGTAAATTTGTAGTTGCAATTAGGATTCCGTCGAATCTTTCTATTTGTTCTAAAAAGATATTTTGCATTTGATTATGCATCTTATCACTACTGCTTGCACTTCCTGAAGATCTTGCACTTAAGAACTGATCTGCTTCATTTAGAAGTAAAACTGGTTCTGATTTTGTTTGAGTTCTTAAGTCATAATATTTATCAAAAATACTTCTAACATTTTTTTCACTCTCACCAATATACATTGATAAAATTTTTGAACAGTCAAAACTTAGAACATCTTTTTTAAGAGATTTTGCTAAAGCTAAAGCAGTTAAAGTTTTTCCAGTTCCTGCAACTCCATAAAATATGATTTTAGCTTCGATTCCTCTTTTTTTATCTTTAATTCCCCATTGTTTTAATCTGTTAATTACATTTTTATCAACTTGTTTTAAAAGTGCATCTAAAGTCTCTTTTGTTTTTTCATTTAAAATTACATCATCTAAAGTTTTTGTAGTTGAAATAAGTTCAAACATATCTTGTTCTTTGATAACAGTATCTAATTTAATTTTTCCAACATTTGTACTTTTTTTAGTTGGATGTGAAATTTTATATAAAACCTCATCTGGAATATAAAAATTTCTATTAATTCCACCAAAAGGAGTTAAAACTTCATCATAATCAATCAAAGCTTTTGAAACAAGAGTTGAACTCTCTTCAAGTAAACTTCTATATTTGATTTTTTCATAATCATCACTTGAGATTAATTCAATCAAAGAGTTCATATCTCTTAAACTTCCATCTCCACCTGAATATTCTTCTTTTAGTAAAGCTAAAAACAGAGTTTGTTCTTGCTCATTTAAATCATTACTTTTGAAAAAATCTTCAAGCATTATAGAATTACTTGTAACTTTGATTCTCTCTTTAATTCTATTTTCTAATAAAATTAATTTTGATTTTAATCTATTTGAACTAGGACTATTTACATCAAAGTTTTTTCTAACCACATTTAATTGTTGAGCTAAATCAATTCTAAAAAACTGATCTTGTAAGTATTCTAAATGGTCAGAGTAATTTTTAATCTCAGGAAGAACAAAATCATTACTACCATTTTCTAACATTTTTAAATACGCACTTGAAAGAGAAACACTAGAATTTATAAGTTCAAGTTTAGAAACTTCACTTAGTTTTACTTGGTCAAATGAAACTTGCACCAACCAACCAAACTCCAAAAGAGATTTTATTAAATCAAGTTTTTCTAAATGTTTATATGTTTTTAAATCATAAAATTCACCTAAAACATCAATAACTCCTAAAGTATCTCTACCATTTACATACTCTTTTGATAAATATTGTAAAATTTTAGCCTCTTCAACAGAACATTTTAGCTGTGCAAAAAAATTCGTCGACTCAACATTTTGCGCTTTTATAAAATTAATTACTTCTTTCATTCTTACTTGTGTATCCTAGTTCTTTATTTTTTCTGATATTTTTTTATAAAATTTATCTAACTCTTCTTTTTCTTTGAAAGTTATTTTATGGGTATTATTAATAACTAAATTAAGCTGATTAATTTGTAGATTATTTATATCTTTATATTTAAAAATAGTAGAATTTTCATCTATATTTACAATAAAACTGTTTCTAACTTCAACGAAAGAATCCCCACAAAAAGCCTTATATGAGCCTTTTGAATAAATATATTCTTCACATTTACTTTTTTGTAAATAATCTTTAATATAATCCAAATTTGAATGGTTATACATATTTAAAGATATAACGACAATTGTGATAAATAAAAAAAGTCCAATAAAAATCATTTAATCTCCCATTAAGGACAATATGATACAGCAATATGTCTTAACTACTTATGAATAAAAAACTTGCTAGAATTAAGCGAATTTATAAGTAACTAAAAAAGGAATCGCATGCGTAGGATAATATCTTCTTCTTTTGCTTTAATAACGCTTTGTTTATTGGGCTTAAATGGATGTGCTAATAATAATGAATTCTTAAAAACTTCATCAAATGAACTCTCTATTGCAGATGATTGTAGAAATACAAATAAACATTTCGAAATGGATTGTTATGATTTAATTTCTTACAAAAATTCTTATGCCCAATTAAGACTGGGACTTAATGCACAGTTAAGAGGTGATTTTGAAGAAGCAATACAAAGATTAAATATCTCTAAACAAAAAGGTAATTTCTATGCAAATGCACCTTTATCAGATATTTACAAAAGTGGATATGGTGTTGCTATTAATGATGAATTAGCAATGAAACTTTTAGAAGAGACTAAAGATATAGATCCTATTGCTGCGTATAAATTATATTTTTTCTATATAGATAAAAATAAAGTTGAAGATGCATTTAAACTTCTAAATTTTGCTGCTTCAAATGGAGTTAAAAGTGCCCAACAAGAACTCTCTAAAATATATAAAAGTGGTGAATATATTGAGAGAAGTACAGATAAATCTGAGTATTGGGATGAACAATATCAAGATAAATCAGATAGTTTTACAAATAAAATATATGGAATATAAATGTTAAAAAAAATCGCTCTACCAATCTTATCAGTTTTTCTATTTTCAGCTTGTTCATTAAAAATGCCAGAATTTTCTATGCCTTCATTTTTATCATTTTCGAATGATGAAGAAAAAGATGCTCTTGCACTTGAAAAAGCAAATGTTTGTCAAAAAATGGAAAATATTGATAATAAACTTTTTTGTTATAGAAAAATTGTAGATGAGAATTCATATGCTCAACTTAGACTTGGAACATATAGTGTTGAAAAAAAAGATTATAAAAAAGCTATTGAATATCTAAATCAATCAATTCAAAATAAAAATGCCTATGCAAATCTTGCTTTAGCATTTTTATATTATAAAGGTGATGGAGTTGAAAAAGATATAGATAAAGCTTTTAAACTTCTAGGTGATTCAAGTGATACTGATCCAAATGCTGCTTATCAATTATCAAGATTTTATCTTCAAGGTATAAATACAGAAGTAAATACTGATAAAGGGATTGAACTATTAGAGTTCGCCGCTTCTAAAAATATGATTGCCGCACAAAAAATGCTTATAAAAATTTACACTGAGGGTCTATTCTCTCAAGAAAAAAATGCTAAAAAAGTAAAAGAATGGCAAGATGTGATTAAAAAAGATGTAAGAGATACAAACTTTGAGGTTTATAAACTCTAAAAAAATTATCTTACTTTTTTTCTAAACCATTGAAAAAAAGTGAGATTGTATCTTCCACAATATTTTTTGTATCATACTTATTTAATAAATAACTCTCAATAAAACCATCTGACAACTTCTTAAAAAGTATTACTGTATGTTTATAATCCATATTTGAATTTGGATATAAACCTTTAAATTGTCTGAGTAAAAACTCATATATTTCTTCAACTATTCCATGATTTGAAATATCTAACTTATGAAAGAAATATGGGTCAGTTATCAAAGTTTCATCTCTATTATTATCTATTTGAATAAATATTTCATATTTACATGATAAATATAACTCAATATTTTGCATAGGATTGGTAGTTTCATTTTCTTTTAATTTATCTAAAAATGTTTGTAGCTTTAAAATCAAATACTCTAAGTATAAATCATCTTTTGAAATAAAAAGATTATAAATTGTTCCCACAGAAGTTTCAAGCTCAGCGGCTAGATGTGAGATTTTAAAATTTTTATAACCACACCTATCAAAATATGAAGCCGATGCTTTTAGATACAAATCTCTTTTTACTTTGTTTAATTCATCATTTATTTTACTTTTCATTCTTATCCAAATTTTTTTTTGAATTATAATTTAATTCATATTAAAATCTTAAATGAACACTTATTAATATTTTGAACTTAATTCATTATTAAGTATTATTGATTTAAAATCATCATATCTTAATATTTAGGATTTAAATGAGCATTAACAATAAACCACAAATTTGTATAAAACTTTTAAGAGATATAAAAACCGATGCTTTACTTATTTATGTTAAAACTGTTATTGAAGAACTTTTAGAAAATATAAAAAATGACACTTATAAAATAGATTTAGGCGTTGAAAAATTCAATAATGAAATTGAAAGAAATATAATAGAACTAAATGAAAAACTAGACAAAACAATAATAAATGCCTACGAACTAAAATCTTTTATGGCTTATCAACAAACCCGACAAGTAAATCATAAACTTCTTCCAAATGACGAAGCGTTAATCTTTTATTACAACACAATTGTAAAACAAATTGAGACTTATTTAAATGAAGGTGAGCTTTGGATTCCTGAACAAATAATTTTAGCACTTTTGAGTGAATGGATAATTGAAGAGGAAAAATCCATAACTTTTTACTCTTTTTTAAATGATTTTGATTATATAAAACTTCTTGGATTCTATGAGCTTGCTAGAAATAATGAAAAAAACCTGAACCTAAAAAAAAATATTTTAAAAATGTATCAAATTTCATCTTCAATGATAAAAAAACTCAAAAACTCAAAATATAAAATTAACTCTTCTAGAAAATCTAAATTGAGAAAAAAATGAAAAATAATATTTTAGCTGGTTTAACAGTTGGAATAATTGCCCTTCCTTTATCAATGGCTTTAGCCATTGCAACAGGAGTTCCACCACAACTTGGACTTTATACAGCCATAGTTGCTGGAATAGTTGCTGCTATTTTTGGAAGTAGTAAAATAAATATTTCAGGACCAACTGCTGCTTTTGTAGTTATTTTAATTCCAATTGTTCAAGAATTTGGGATTTCTGGATTACTAATTTGTGGACTATTATCTGGAATTATTTTGATTCTTGTGGGTGTTTTAAAACTTGGAACTTTAATTGAACTTATACCTTATCCAGTAACCGTTGGATTTACTTCTGGAATTGCAGTTGTAATTGCAACGTTTCAAATAAAAGATTTTTTTGGTTTAACCATAGAGAGTTTTAGTGGTCACTATTTAAATAAAATTTATCTGATTTTCACTTCTTTTCCTAGTTTTAAAATCTCCGAATTAGCTGTTGGATTATTTACACTTTTTTTACTAATTTTATGGCAAAAAACAAAAAGCAAAATTCCCTCAGCACTTGTTTCTTTGAGTTTTACAACAATAATCGTAGCTTTTTTTAATTCTTATTTTCCTCACATAAATATAGCAACCATTGCCTCAACTTTTCAATATAACATAGATGGAATACAAGGTAGTGGAATTCCACCAATTCCTTTACAATTTTCACTACCATGGAGTTTTTTTAAACCAGAAGATATTACTTTAGATTTATTTTATAAACTTCTTCCACATAGTATTGCAATTGCAATTTTAGGTGCATTAGAATCCCTTTTATGTGCAGTAATAAGTGATGGAATGACAGGAAATAAAACAAATCCAAATAAAGAATTAATAGGACAAGGAATAGCAAATATAGTCGTTCCATTTTTTGGTGGAATTCCAGCAACTGCTGCAATTGCTAGAACTGTTGTAAATATAAAAGCAGGTGGAACTTCAAAACTAGCTTCAATTGTTCACTCTTTATTTATTTTATGCTCAATTATGCTTTTGTCTCCATATTTATCATATTTACCTATGGCTTCACTTTCAGCATTACTTTTAGTTGTTGCTTGGAATATGTCAGAAGTTAAACACTTTACAAATATCATAAAAGTTGCACCCAAAAATGATGTTTATGTACTTTTAACTTGTTTTTCTTTAACTGTATTATTAGATATGCAAATTGCAGTTGCAGTGGGAATTGGTTTAGCTTCAATTTTATTTATAAAAAGAACTATTGATTTATACTCTATTGAGCTTGTAAATACAAAACTTACAGTGCATCCTGATATTCCTGAAAACATCTCAATTTACGATATAAATGGCCCAATGTTTTTTGGAGCTGCTCAAAATGCTTTAAAAACTCTTTTAAATACAAAAGAAGATATTGATGTTGTAATTTTAAATATGCAAAATGTAACAATGATTGATATGACAGCGATGGTTGCCCTTAAATCGATAGTTGATACTTTTAAAAGTAGAAATAAAAAATTGATTTTTTCAGGTTTAAATGAAAGAATTTTAAGAAAATTAATAAAAGCAAAATTTACTTTTGATGATATTAATTTAAAAAGTTTTAATAATATAAACGATTCAATTGCTTATTCAAAAACCATAATATAAAAGTAAAATTTACTTTTATATTACCGCATCAACTTCAAAATCAAAATAGTCTTTTATATTACTAGATATAAAATCTTTATAATCCTTTGAAAAAATCTCATAATTCAAAGGAATTATCTCATTTGCCAAACTCACTTTTTTATAATCCAAATCCAAAAGATGAGGAAATTTTTTTGTTAACTCTTTAACTGTAATTGAAGTATCAAAGTCATCAGGATCAAATGGAACTTTTGTTTTATTTTTCACGGAATTGCCTTAAAGAGTTTTTTATACTCTATACACATATCATTCCCTTAAAAATCATTTCTCTACATAAAGTAATAATAAGAATTAAATCCTTTCTATAATAAAAAAGTTTTTAAATCTTCAAAAACCTCTTTTTGTTCTTTATCAGATAAGTTTATATATTTTAAAGTCATAGAAGTAAACATTGCTTCTGAAAATAAAAAAGCTAATCTTAACTTTTTACCTTCATCTGTATTTGTATCAATTGATTCTAAGGCGCTACTATGCCAATCTTGTAATCCTTCAAAAACAGATTTATCTTGTAAAAGGATAGTAATGACTTTAGATATTTTATCCAATTCTTCATTGCTATTGTACTTTGAAATATATTCAATATGTGCTTTTAATTCAGAGTATTTTAAACTAGTATCTTTTGACAAAATTTTTATTTGATGATTATAATCATCTTCATTCTTATCAAAAACAGCTTTTATCATATCTTCTTTATTACCAAAAATGTACTGAACACCTCCTATTGAAATATTTGCTTTTGCTGCAACTTTTCTAATACTTAAACCAGAAAGTCCTTCACTTAAAATAATATCTTCAATAATGTTTATCAAATGATTTTTATCTATTTTGTTTTTTGTACTCAATTTATAACTCCTATATAATTTGCATAATATTTAATTAAAATTTAATATTACTTTAAATACTATTCTAGACATTCAATACATACGTATGTATTATAAAGGTTAAATAATGTATTTTTACTTAAAAAAGATATTTTTATTGTTATTTACTATTTTATTGCTTGGATGCAATGATGAAGGAAATAGTAATTTTTCAATGGAACAACAAGAAATTGAAGTTGGATATATAACACTAAAAAAAGAAGAAGTTCCATTACAACAAGAATTATCAGGAAGAATAAAAGCTATTTACAAATCAGAAGTAAGGCCACAAATTGATGGAATTATAAAAGAACAACCTTTCAAAGAAGGAAGTTATGTAAAAAAAGGTGATATTTTATATGTAATTGATTCAGATTCATATGAAGCGATTTATGAAGAAGCTTTAGCAACATTAAAAAGTTCAGAAGCAAACTTAATTACACTAAAATTAAAGAATGAGAGATATGCAGAATCTGTAAAGTTTAATGTAATATCAAAACAAGAAGCAGATGATACCAAAGCTGCTTATTTACAAGCAATTGCTTTGGTTGAACAAAATAAAGCTTTAGTAAAAAGTGCTAAAATCAATTTAGATAGAACAAAAATAAAAGCACAAGTTTCGGGATTTATTGGAATATCAAATTATACTGTGGGAGCCTTAGTCTCGCAAAATCAAACAAATGCATTAACTACAATAAGAGATACAACTAAAGTTTATGTAGATTTAAGTCAGTCTAATAATCAATTATTTAAATTAAAAAAATTAAATAAAGATACTATGAAAGAAAATGATATAGATGTAAATATTATTTTACCTGATGATACTATATATAAACATACTGGAAAACTTAAACTTCAAGAAATATCAGTTGATGAAGATACTGGATATGTAACTTTAAGAGCAGAATTTCCAAATCCAGATGGAGAATTATTAGATAATATGTTCGTAAATACGATAATTGAAAGTGGTAATTCTAATGCTTTTTTAGTTCCTCAACAAGCTGTTACTTTAGATGCAAAATCTAATTATATTGTTACTACTATTCAAGAAAACAATACTATTCAAACAAAAAAAATAACAGTAATAAGAGCAATTGCCAATAAATGGCTTGTAACAGATGGTATTTTACAAACAGATAAAATTATAATTGAAGGCTTAAATAAAATAAATGAAAAAAGTATTGTTATTCCAAAAGATGTTAACAATTTATATGAAAATAACTTAAAAGAAGAAATGAAATGATAGCTCGTTTTTTTATTAATCACCCTATTTTTGCTTGGGTTATATCTTTACTTATAATGCTAATAGGAATACTTTCTATTAAAAATTTACCTGTAGAACAATATCCAGATATTGCTCCACCAACAATTAATATCCAAGCAACCTACTCAGGTGCATCAGCTAAATCTATTGAAAATAGTATTACTCAAATCATTGAACAAGAATTAACAGGGTTAGATGGTTTATTATATTTTTCTTCAACTAGTCAAACAGGAACTTCAAGTATAAATGTTGTATTTGAAAAGGGAATAGATCCAGATATTGCACAAGTTAAAGTAAACAATAAAATACAACAAGTACTGCCAAGGCTTCCTGAAGATGTTAGAAGAGAAGGAGTTACTGTTACAAAATCACAAGATGATTTTCTTATGATACTTAGTATATACGATGAATCAAATAAATCTAATGAAAGTGATATATCAGATTATTTAATTAGTAATATAAAAGATGGTCTTTCAAGAGTTGAAGGAGTTGGAGGAATTGAACTTTTTGGGGCAGAATATGCAATGAGAGTTTGGATAGATCCTAAAAAACTAAAATCTTATAATTTAATGCCTTCTGATATTAATAGTGCAATACTAATACAAAATGCACAAGTATCCGCAGGAAGTATTGGTGCAAGACCTCAAATCCAAGAGCAAGAATTAAACGCAGATGTGGTATCAAGAAATAAGTTAGAAAATGTAAAAGAGTTTGAAAATATTGTTATAAAAAGTAATAAAAATGGAGCAAATGTTCTTTTATCCGATGTAGCAAAAGTTGAATTAGGAAGTAATGATTACTCCTTTATATCAAAGAATAATGGTTTTCAAGCAAGTGGTATAGGAATAAAATTATCTGCTGGTTCGAATGCAGTAAATACTGCAAAAAAAGTTAAAGAATATCTATCTTCATTTGAAGATTCTTTACCAAGTGGCTACAAAATTTCATATCCATATGATACAACTATTTTTATTGAAGAATCTATAAAAGAAGTTGTAAAAACACTTTTTGAAGCAATATTTTTAGTAGTTGTTGTAATGTTTGTTTTTTTAAATAGTTGGAGAGCAACTATAATTCCTGCTATTGCTGTGCCTGTTGTATTACTTGGAACATTTGCTATTTTAAATTTTTTAGGATTTTCTATAAACTCTTTAACCTT from Arcobacter venerupis includes these protein-coding regions:
- a CDS encoding tetratricopeptide repeat protein; this translates as MLKKIALPILSVFLFSACSLKMPEFSMPSFLSFSNDEEKDALALEKANVCQKMENIDNKLFCYRKIVDENSYAQLRLGTYSVEKKDYKKAIEYLNQSIQNKNAYANLALAFLYYKGDGVEKDIDKAFKLLGDSSDTDPNAAYQLSRFYLQGINTEVNTDKGIELLEFAASKNMIAAQKMLIKIYTEGLFSQEKNAKKVKEWQDVIKKDVRDTNFEVYKL
- a CDS encoding ATP-binding protein, whose translation is MKEVINFIKAQNVESTNFFAQLKCSVEEAKILQYLSKEYVNGRDTLGVIDVLGEFYDLKTYKHLEKLDLIKSLLEFGWLVQVSFDQVKLSEVSKLELINSSVSLSSAYLKMLENGSNDFVLPEIKNYSDHLEYLQDQFFRIDLAQQLNVVRKNFDVNSPSSNRLKSKLILLENRIKERIKVTSNSIMLEDFFKSNDLNEQEQTLFLALLKEEYSGGDGSLRDMNSLIELISSDDYEKIKYRSLLEESSTLVSKALIDYDEVLTPFGGINRNFYIPDEVLYKISHPTKKSTNVGKIKLDTVIKEQDMFELISTTKTLDDVILNEKTKETLDALLKQVDKNVINRLKQWGIKDKKRGIEAKIIFYGVAGTGKTLTALALAKSLKKDVLSFDCSKILSMYIGESEKNVRSIFDKYYDLRTQTKSEPVLLLNEADQFLSARSSGSASSSDKMHNQMQNIFLEQIERFDGILIATTNLLENLDKAFSRRFNYKIEFVKPNKAQRIELWKKLLPANLPLEKDFNIEELASYELTGGQIELVIKNTAYKIAVSDEPLFKIENFKEQITKEQKGQFDSETKVGFF
- a CDS encoding TetR/AcrR family transcriptional regulator, producing MKSKINDELNKVKRDLYLKASASYFDRCGYKNFKISHLAAELETSVGTIYNLFISKDDLYLEYLILKLQTFLDKLKENETTNPMQNIELYLSCKYEIFIQIDNNRDETLITDPYFFHKLDISNHGIVEEIYEFLLRQFKGLYPNSNMDYKHTVILFKKLSDGFIESYLLNKYDTKNIVEDTISLFFNGLEKK
- a CDS encoding efflux RND transporter periplasmic adaptor subunit, translated to MYFYLKKIFLLLFTILLLGCNDEGNSNFSMEQQEIEVGYITLKKEEVPLQQELSGRIKAIYKSEVRPQIDGIIKEQPFKEGSYVKKGDILYVIDSDSYEAIYEEALATLKSSEANLITLKLKNERYAESVKFNVISKQEADDTKAAYLQAIALVEQNKALVKSAKINLDRTKIKAQVSGFIGISNYTVGALVSQNQTNALTTIRDTTKVYVDLSQSNNQLFKLKKLNKDTMKENDIDVNIILPDDTIYKHTGKLKLQEISVDEDTGYVTLRAEFPNPDGELLDNMFVNTIIESGNSNAFLVPQQAVTLDAKSNYIVTTIQENNTIQTKKITVIRAIANKWLVTDGILQTDKIIIEGLNKINEKSIVIPKDVNNLYENNLKEEMK
- the dauA gene encoding C4-dicarboxylic acid transporter DauA; the encoded protein is MKNNILAGLTVGIIALPLSMALAIATGVPPQLGLYTAIVAGIVAAIFGSSKINISGPTAAFVVILIPIVQEFGISGLLICGLLSGIILILVGVLKLGTLIELIPYPVTVGFTSGIAVVIATFQIKDFFGLTIESFSGHYLNKIYLIFTSFPSFKISELAVGLFTLFLLILWQKTKSKIPSALVSLSFTTIIVAFFNSYFPHINIATIASTFQYNIDGIQGSGIPPIPLQFSLPWSFFKPEDITLDLFYKLLPHSIAIAILGALESLLCAVISDGMTGNKTNPNKELIGQGIANIVVPFFGGIPATAAIARTVVNIKAGGTSKLASIVHSLFILCSIMLLSPYLSYLPMASLSALLLVVAWNMSEVKHFTNIIKVAPKNDVYVLLTCFSLTVLLDMQIAVAVGIGLASILFIKRTIDLYSIELVNTKLTVHPDIPENISIYDINGPMFFGAAQNALKTLLNTKEDIDVVILNMQNVTMIDMTAMVALKSIVDTFKSRNKKLIFSGLNERILRKLIKAKFTFDDINLKSFNNINDSIAYSKTII
- a CDS encoding tetratricopeptide repeat protein; the encoded protein is MRRIISSSFALITLCLLGLNGCANNNEFLKTSSNELSIADDCRNTNKHFEMDCYDLISYKNSYAQLRLGLNAQLRGDFEEAIQRLNISKQKGNFYANAPLSDIYKSGYGVAINDELAMKLLEETKDIDPIAAYKLYFFYIDKNKVEDAFKLLNFAASNGVKSAQQELSKIYKSGEYIERSTDKSEYWDEQYQDKSDSFTNKIYGI
- a CDS encoding TetR/AcrR family transcriptional regulator; this translates as MSTKNKIDKNHLINIIEDIILSEGLSGLSIRKVAAKANISIGGVQYIFGNKEDMIKAVFDKNEDDYNHQIKILSKDTSLKYSELKAHIEYISKYNSNEELDKISKVITILLQDKSVFEGLQDWHSSALESIDTNTDEGKKLRLAFLFSEAMFTSMTLKYINLSDKEQKEVFEDLKTFLL